TATAAAGTATTTAGTGTCTCCAGAGGagtctgataaatgtcctcGAGTGAGGAAGACGTTACACgtttgaaaagcaaaacaatctgagagaaagaggggcgctcacctctgcagctgctcctctgtgctgCAGGCCAGAGGCTCCACGACacattagccgctactagcaCAACACACCTCAAACCTTGCAATCTcgaggtgcattgtgggtaatgtaggcagcaggttttttttgacaaaaacaagaacaagcgAGGGATAAAAAAAGACTCTCTGACTCTGCAGCGGGAGTCCGACagtgttataggagtgcaattcTGAATCTTTTAAAGCTCATTGCTGTGAGCGCACGGTAAAAAACTGAAGGCGACCCAGAGAGACTAAATCAAACACCCTGGtctaaaataacaaatgaataaaaagacaaagaacaacTGAGACACATTTTGCTGACGTTGGGGTCAGATATCAGGCAGCATCATGTGGCTGCACTGAAGCGTCTCCTCCAGCGTGTTGCTGTTTGCAGCGAGTGTCTCGCAGGTTGGATTCCTGTGGCGTCAGATTcttctttacttctttttttgtcattgttactgcagctgtcccccccccccccccccccctctcctccacacacacacacactgtgtctctctgtgtccaccTCTCAGGTGCGTCTCCTCTTGGCTCCTCCCGGACTCGCGGGGTTGGAAGACGACAGCAGTTTCTCGGCCGCTcgactcctcttcctcttctccgcCTCCTTCCCtccgcctccccctcctccccctcctgctGCCGCTCCTCCTTCACTGCCTCCCTTCTCcttgtctcgctctctctccttgtccCGACTGCTGCTCGTTCGCTCCGAAGTCTTCACTGATGAGTTACTGCctgaagacggagagagagagagagacaggaagtcatATCAACctgaatattaaaacaatgGATCTCaagaacatattttattttctgtaaagcTCTGATGCAGGAATCTAACATGGACAGAAGTCATTCAGCTGAACCTTCAGCTACAGGCTGCTGCACCTGACGACACCATAAaggaaggcagacagacacgcagacagacacgcagacagacatgcagacagacatgcagacagacacgcagacagacacgcagacagacacgcagacagacacgcagacagacacgcagacagatATGcaggcagacatgcagacatgcagacagacacacagacatgcagacagacagacagacacgcagacacacagacagacacacagacatgcagacagacagacagacacacagacatgcagacacacagacatgcagacagacagacatgcagacagacatgcagacatgcagacagacatgcagacacacagacatgcagacacacagacagacatgcagacacgcagacacacagacctgcagacacacagacatgcagacagacacacagacatgcagacagacacacagacatgcagacagacagacatgcagacagacatgcagacacacagacatgcagacagacagacatgcagacagacagacagacatgcagacagacagaattaATCCCAAATTGGGGAATTcttgtgttacagcagcagTTTATCAGACtactaaatatatacacaaacactagaaagatatatctatagaatatctatacaatacacaatataaatacactATACCAAActattacaactaaaatataaacatagatTGGACGTACtctatatattgttttgttctttaatgaatcatttaaatgcaatgaGTTTGGGTTTACAGTATtaaacagtggagtctgtttaAACTACACAGCTGGGAGGTGTTGTCGAGGTTACTGCTGTTGACAGAGAGACGAGTACCTTCTTCATGTGTAGCTGGAGGTTCCCTCTCCATCCTGAACTCCTCTTTGGTCTCCTCCTCTGAGCCCAGCTTCcctacagacagagagacgattTAAAGAGTCTTAAAATCCCCTACGAGTCAAACGCTTCTGACTCCAGGCGGTTGCATCAAAAGCACCGACTGTTAATCCTCTTTAAAGGTCCGACGTGAGCGACGTGTAGGGACAGAACTCCTCCAGCACTAGTTTTAGTTCAGACTGAAATGTGCTTCATCCCTCGTGTTCTCCTCTGACTTCTCTTCCAGCGCCATCGTTAAAGTACTAAAGTAGGAACGCAGGGTTTTATCTAtcgattcatttatttttatttccttcagGGAATCAGAATTGTGTTTAAGCCGAACAGGTTTCCACAtacaatgaataataatgtttttctttcttaaagcgagaaacatttttaaaaaccgttataaaatctaaaaatgtgaACAAGagacataaatatacaaacaaggaaatacaataagaatCTGACAAATGacaatataacatgtacactataacatgtacactataacatgtacactataacatgtacaatataacatgtacactataacatgtacactatataacatgtacaatataacatgtacaatataacatgtacaatataacatgtacgctataacatgtacacaatataacatgtacgctataacatgtacaatataacatgtacactataacatgtacaatagATCATGTACACtatataacatgtacactataacatgtacactataacatgtacactataacatgtacaatataaaatgtacactatataacatgtacaatataacatgtacgctataacatgtacaatataacatgtacactataacatgtacactataacatgtacaatagatcatgtacactataacatgtacaatataacatgtacactataataTGTACACgataacatgtacactataacatgtacactataacatgtacaatagatcatgtacactataacatgtacactataacatgtacactataacatgtacactataacatgtacactataacatgtacaatagatcatgtacactataacatgtacacgataacatgtacaatataacatgtacactataatatgtacactataacatgtacactataacatgtacaatataacatgtacactataacatgtacactatacaacatgtacactataacatgtacactataacatatacactataacatgtacactataacatgtacactataacatgtacactataacatgtacaatagatcatgtacactataacatgtacacgataacatgtacaatataacatgtacaatagatcatgtacactataacatgtacacgataacatgtacaatataacatgtacaatataacatgtacactataatatgtacactataacatgtacactataacatgtacaatagatcatgtacactataacatgtacaatataacatgtacgctataacatgtacaatataacatgtacactataacatgtacaatagATCATGTACAATAGatcatgtacactataacatgtacactatataacatgtacactataacatgtacaatataacaCGTACACTATAACAcgtacactataacatgtacactataacatgtacactataacatgtacaatagatcatgtacactataacatgtacaatataacatgtacactataataTGTACACgataacatgtacactataacatgtacaatagatcatgtacactataacatgtacactataacatgtacacgATAACATGTACACgataacatgtacactataatatgtacactataacatgtacaatataacatgtacaatataacatgtacactataacatgtacaatagATCATGTACAATAGatcatgtacactataacatgtacactatataacatgtacactataacatgtacaatataacaCGTACACAATAACATGTACACAATAACATGTACAATAGATCATGTACAATAGatcatgtacactataacatgtacaatatataacatgtacaatatataacatgtacactataacatgtacactataacatgtacaatatatcatgtacactataacatgtacaatagatcatgtacaatataacatgtacgctataacatgtacaatataacatgtacactataacatgtacaatagATCATGTACAATAGatcatgtacactataacatgtacactatataacatgtacactataacatgtacaatataacaCGTACACaataacatgtacactataacatgtacactataacatgtacaatataacatgtacactataacatgtacaatagATCATGTACAATAGatcatgtacactataacatgtacactatataacatgtacactataacatgtacaatataacaCGTACACTATAACACatacactataacatgtacactataataTGTACACGATAACATGTACACGATAACATGTACACgataacatgtacactataatatgtacactataacatgtacaatataacatgtacacGATAACATGTACACGATAACATGTACACgataacatgtacactataataTGTACACgataacatgtacactataacatgtacaatagATCATGTACAATAGatcatgtacactataacatgtacaatatataacatgtacactataacatgtacactataacatgtacactataacatgtacaatataacatgtacaatatataacatgtacaatatataacatgtacactataacatgtacactataacatgtacactataacatatacaatatataacatgtacaatatataacatgtacactataacatgtacactataacatgtacactataacatgtacactataacatgtacactataacatatacaatatataacatgtacactataacatgtacactataacatatacaatatataacatgtacaatatataacatgtacaatatataacatgtacactataacatgtacactataacatgtacactataacatgtacaatatatctgaaaGAGCAGTTAGGGTCGAAGTGTTGTGGACAAATGTGCATATAAACGACAGGTGATTTGAACAGAAGGTACTGAGCGTGccagagggaggaaaaaaagattGTCTGGAATGGAAACAACGAAAAAATGCTTCTAAaaaacggtgtgtgtgtgtgtgtgtgtgtgtgtgtgtgtgtgtgtgtgtgtgtgtgtgtgtgtgtgtgtggaccggCCATCAGAGTGGAGAGCGACGCGAGCAGCTCTATGAGGCTGAGGCACAGCAGCACTTTGAACTCAAAGCCAACATGCTGAACACAACGTTCAACaacttagtttagtgtgttggCGTGCATTCACCAGTcagcagtaaacacacagcacacgtGCGGCTGATGGGAACGccattagttctgcaggtatcgaatcataaaccaaagtatcgGACAGATTTAAACTTTGATCAGAGGAAGTGATTTCACTTCATCCTGAGGGAACATGaatatatattgaaatatttgctGTTGTTGTGTATTGTAGTACACtgtgcacatttttactttgacttctccatgtttacataaatatttattctaaaatggagcAACTAAGGCAAAATCTAATTAGTTATTAATTACTTAATAGTTGTTGACATATTGCCCTCAAAACAGAAAGTGTCGACCTCATGGTGGCACAAGATGCCAAAGAGTCATCCCGAGGGGAACGAGGACCGACTGACGGCCACATGACGAACATGCTGTCAACAGCACTTACAACCACCAtgtttatacacactgtatacacacacacacacgtcgggGGTCTGAAGACGAGAACAGAGCTTTAAAGATGGTTGTGCTCCACACGAGAGAATACAAACAGCTCATGGTGTAGTGATGGCACCACATCCTCACATCTCACCAACTATTTATGTGtgaaaagtataaaaaacagacgccaaattattgttattgttataatagAGATCCTTATTCTCACCTTCTTTCACCTCctggatgatgtcatcaggcAGAGAGAAACTCTTCTCTGTGTTTGGGAACGGCAAAATCTCCGACTCGTGCTGCAtgacacgcagaaacacacacacacacattcagagagGATGAGCACAGGCAGCTCATGcacagacacagtgtgtgtatacGAGTGTGTCCTCACCAGAGCCTGCATGTCGTACATCGTTCCCAGATGATCCCAGATGACGGAGGAGGAAACCTGTCGTCCGATGTTCTGGCTGAACTTGTCTCGGATACAGATCATGTGGAAGTGACGGTTCACTcctgaagagagacagagttaCACATCTATGTGCACACGACACACTAACTGCATACAGTATAATACGCTGTGTGCACAGCACAGCTACAAAGTGCTTTATATGGTTGAACCAGGATAAGAACTGCAATGATACAAGAATAAAAATCAGAACATTTGAAATACAAGAATAAAAATGGTGTTTACTTTCTACAGCACAAGTTTCCAGTTAGTATACAAGACGTCAATGTACCATCTTACAATTATAGCAAATTACAAGAGAGACGCAGTGCTtgtgaaaacaaatgtatttaatatgcaCAACAACAAGTGATGTCAAATGGTattaaaattagattttgaAGACAGGGCCTTGTAACTATGTAAAGGTTAGAAGCTGTCCTCACGATGTATATTGTACCTTAGTGGAGCATATTAATAGACAGAATCGAACCACATAGAAGTGTAATTGATAAAACTTCCACAAACTTGTATTATAAGTTAAAAACTTATAATATTGCCTGAGGCTTATAGGACCCCTGAGggtctgagggggggggggttaccttcaactttatatttctattaaTATCAATACAGAAACAtcatataatagtaaaacactgacagggaacatttcaCTGCACGACTACGCCAACttttactttacacacacacacagcacatttgGAGAAACGTTTGTAGTTAAGCATTAGGATGTGGTggcgtgttgttgttgttgtttttaatgtagcTGCGTTTGTCTCTGATCTGCTTTGTAATCAGTTTAAACTCCATTATGTCCAAGAAAACATCCAACTAcagaaataacaatattttcGGGACCACTCAGAGGTACTTCGGAGACTCAAAGACTGTCCGTGACCCCCAGTTTGGGAAACACTGGAGTAAACTGGCAGAACTGGACAGCCGTTAACGGCTCTAgcagctaacatgctaacaacgTTAGCTGTGTCTTACCGACGGGTTTGTGTCCGATCATCGCGTGAAACAGACAGACCTCCACCTCGTGGCTCCAGACCACCGAGTCCTCCCCGGTAACCAACCCCGAGTCTGGAGGCTTCTCGTCGGTCTGATTCAGTGTCACATCTGCTTCCCCCATTTTCAACTAAAAAGGCTAAAAACAGGCAGAAAGAAGCTAACAGAGCAGCTATGAACAGAATGCCGCCGGCAGCCGGAAATACGATACTACGTCCGGGTATTATTATTTCAGAATAAACGTCTAACGTCTCCGGCACATAAATCTGTCAGGAAACTTCATTTGGACCACAAGCAATTGTATGCAATTAAGTAAatatcaaacaaatgtaaatatatgtacaaattaaaaaagaaatgaaagatttGACACCCGAAAGTTTACCAAAACATTTGCgttttttcagaataaaagactAAAAGTCCCTGGTATCTCATACCATCTGTCCGAAAGGTTAAGTTAGTTTGCTCCCTAGGCaactaaataagtaaataaaagacaataatatacaaacaaataaaggtAATAAAGGAAAGTCCGATATGGCAGCCGAAGTTATAATAGTTCTGGTCTTTCTTTCAGAACAAAACCATAATGTCAGAAGGTCAACAAATTAGAAAGTCTTTCATTGTGTGTAATGTAATATCAGCCATTCGTGGGTTATGTTTGGATCTTAAATCACTCGCAGAAGAAAATTGATTGATGGGAAATCTTTGCGTAATTGTTGGCTTTGTGATCTCGTGTCTTTTGTTTGTGAGATTTTTACACTATAATTTAGTCTTAATGGgacattttctttgtacagACTTGTCATTAATGTTGGATAAGTCTATTGACATGGAACAATCTGAATTTCATCAAATTAtttgacaaatatttaaatgtaaactttttaTCACTTAgtactattttttattttacgctCGTCTgcagtgaaatatatatattttaaataatatgtaatgttatatttttCTATAATTGCTCAGAACATAACCTGACATGATTGTTGTGGGTTCACTGGAACAGTTTGAGTGTTCAGTTGCAAGATTAAAACTATTATGGCTGTTATTTACGAGCCGCAGATCTGTAGGTGTGGATGTGCGTCGTCCCTGTTAAACGTGGAGTTACTCAGGGATCTATTCTAGCTCCTCTGTTGTTCTCTGGACACTGCATTTACTTTAAACAGACAAGTATACTGAAGAAAACCATGTCTGAATACTTAGATACTGtcattatataaaatgttgtgtcaaaacaagcaaaaatgcaatttcaaacattttagttttgctGCTCTTTATGTAAAGTCTCAATACtttaatttataaatcaaaaggatgctgaaaaacgaattattaaatgttcccagaaacatttaaaagaaaattggggatgcagctttttgcaattatgcaccaaagcaaaGGAGCTacacaaataaagcttattattattattattattattattattattattattatttaaaactgcTGTCAAAAACCAGACTGACTCAGAGTTATGCTTCTCTATACGGTGATCAAAACTTTTATTGCAAATAAAACAGATACAGTTTGGGCCGTAAAATGACCTCCTGCACAAACGCaaccagagagaaaaagaaagaaaaacatttcaggtacattatatttaaaatggtgAGAGGCTACTGAACGTCACAGAGCTGAATATGAGCATGATAcgtctatttattttaatggtttacatcaaaatacaaaactgtGCATCTCTTAATAAAGCAACAACATCGAGAATAACAATGTGAGGCTGAACCGTCAGAGCAGCTTTCCTCAAGCATCCAGAAACTTAAACATCtgctttacattttcaaaatgtgagCAAGACatcaaaattaaaaacacaccaaatcTTTGTGACTACCACGTGGTGTCCTGGAGGAAagactttaaattaaataaaaaatgcttcTCCCAATGCCATTAAATAATAACTGTCCAATTAATAAAAAGTAGTACACATTGAGTTCTGTGATGAAGTCAGAAGAATGTTGAAAGAGAAGTCTACTGACGTTTAAAGAGTCTTTTATAGATCATCTCTTCTCATGTTATTTTTaaccatttgtttttatgcGTCTCTTAACGTTACGGAAGTTTGATATTAAATTGCTGAAGAAGCCCTTTAATACCAACAATCTTTTAGACATAAAAGCAAAAGTGATGCTTGAACATCTGCATGAAGACAAACATCAGCTGCTGCTCGACTCAGTCCAGAGATGTTTGTCATGTCCGACAAAGTGTCGACTGTAGCAGATCTTTTGTTACTAACATTTTAGAACTCATGGAGTCTCAGATCGGATGTTGAACTCAAAGTGTCTCTGATGAAATCATGGCTTTCTAAAACAAGGAACACAAAAAGAAGAATGTGTTGATGAATAAATCGTTTGGTATAATGTCTTCTTTTGTCagatgtctatcataactgagAATGCTTGTGGAAAAACACCTACGCTCCCGTCTCCTCGGCTCATTCTAACCGCTTATAGGATGAGGAGGCCACGGGGCCCCGCCCCTCGCAGCCTCTCCACCTATAAGATCAGAGAACGAGGACTGGAAGTATTCAGCAGAGGAGGTTCagtttccctcctcctccctttacTCCTCACGTTCATCTCTCAGGCCAGAACTTTAAGACAAAAGTGCAGATTGTTTTACTTACATTTCTTCTGGTTAAATAATGAAGTAAACTCTGCAGACTAAGAAAAAGTAGCCGAGTGTGGGGGAAACATTTTGTCCCTTTGGTTCGCAACTACAGCTGAATTAGCGTGCATGCTCTAAAACATTCACAAAGGTCATGTATAACACTTACTATTTA
This window of the Cottoperca gobio chromosome 7, fCotGob3.1, whole genome shotgun sequence genome carries:
- the mrgbp gene encoding MRG/MORF4L-binding protein, with protein sequence MGEADVTLNQTDEKPPDSGLVTGEDSVVWSHEVEVCLFHAMIGHKPVGVNRHFHMICIRDKFSQNIGRQVSSSVIWDHLGTMYDMQALHESEILPFPNTEKSFSLPDDIIQEVKEGKLGSEEETKEEFRMEREPPATHEEGSNSSVKTSERTSSSRDKERERDKEKGGSEGGAAAGGGGGGGGGKEAEKRKRSRAAEKLLSSSNPASPGGAKRRRT